One genomic region from Edaphobacter dinghuensis encodes:
- a CDS encoding ABC transporter permease gives MLRRLLNLGRQEKIDAEIQAELESHLQMRTDDNLAAGMSPEQARREARLRFGNPIALKERAVASDAALELSGLWRDLLHAVRQLRRSPAFTATSIITLALGIGATTAIFTLVQQVMLQSLPVANPQELWRVGDKMHCCTWGGYTQDGDFTLFSWDLYRSFRTHTPGFEELAAFQASDQGLGVRPPGGAQQTEPRSGQFVSGNFFQTFGIGAWIGRVMTDSDDQENAPPVAVMSYQVWKEKYGSDPSVVGAVYQIDGHPFTVIGVAPPGFYGASLKGWDMPDFWLPLASEPLINGTTSLLKTPGQSWLNLIGRIQPGSNPRTIEAQLRLELRQWQASHLADMTPPEKESWQQQTLNLTPGGSGVSELRAQYKDGLKLLMAAAGCVLLVVCANLANLLLARGLRNRQQTAVRVALGASRRRLIRKALVESIALSLMGGLLGIGVAYAGTNLIVHLAFPVKNASSPIQVAPSVPMLFFALAVATATGILFGIGPAWMTSHAEPVEALRGANRSVGGRSRIQQTLVIAQASMSLVLLSIAALLGQSLRNLKHQNFGFDMNGRYVAWINPKLGGYKPEQLDPLFERIQDRLKAIPGVKAVSTALYAPMSGEAWNAGIRVAGKPEPGPHDDNGASWVRVTPGFFETLGNPILRGRPITDDDTAATLHVAVINEAFAKKFFKGEDPIGRHFGSRKMKYAGIYTVVGIAADMRYVTWGLKEPNRPMFYVPETQTVQYDEADEMANEIATHYLTNVILWAPGHQVGLEEQVREALHEIDPDLVLSSVDSYPYLLKSVFAQQNMISTLVEMFGALGLVLAAVGLYGVTAYSVEQRTGEIGVRMALGADRGKVMQMVLRGAFLQVSIGLAIGVPASIGVGWVVASQLFEVRPWDPVALVLSTTLLLLAALTAGAIPAQRAASIDPTQALRME, from the coding sequence ATGCTACGGCGGTTATTGAATTTGGGGCGGCAGGAAAAGATAGATGCCGAAATCCAGGCGGAATTGGAATCTCACCTCCAGATGCGGACAGACGATAATCTGGCTGCCGGAATGTCTCCTGAACAGGCACGACGTGAAGCGCGTCTGAGGTTCGGAAATCCTATTGCGCTAAAGGAAAGAGCCGTCGCTTCGGACGCGGCGCTGGAGTTGAGTGGTCTCTGGAGAGATCTGCTTCATGCCGTTCGACAACTGAGAAGATCGCCGGCTTTTACAGCCACATCGATCATCACGTTGGCCTTGGGAATCGGAGCAACGACGGCGATCTTCACGCTTGTACAGCAGGTGATGCTGCAATCGCTGCCCGTAGCCAACCCGCAGGAGTTGTGGCGCGTCGGTGACAAGATGCATTGCTGCACCTGGGGTGGGTATACCCAGGATGGCGACTTCACGCTCTTCTCCTGGGATCTATATCGAAGCTTTCGCACACACACACCGGGATTTGAGGAACTGGCAGCGTTTCAGGCCAGTGATCAGGGATTGGGAGTGAGACCACCAGGGGGTGCTCAGCAGACGGAGCCCCGGAGCGGCCAGTTTGTTTCCGGTAATTTTTTCCAGACTTTCGGTATCGGCGCCTGGATTGGGCGGGTAATGACAGACTCCGATGATCAGGAAAATGCCCCGCCTGTTGCAGTGATGAGCTATCAGGTCTGGAAAGAAAAGTATGGTAGCGATCCATCCGTCGTTGGAGCGGTCTACCAGATTGACGGCCATCCATTCACGGTGATCGGTGTGGCTCCGCCCGGATTTTACGGCGCAAGCCTAAAAGGGTGGGACATGCCTGATTTTTGGCTTCCCCTCGCTTCCGAACCACTTATCAATGGGACAACATCGCTGTTGAAGACCCCAGGGCAGAGTTGGTTGAATCTGATCGGCAGGATTCAACCGGGTTCCAATCCGAGGACGATTGAGGCACAGTTGAGACTCGAATTACGTCAATGGCAGGCAAGTCATCTTGCCGACATGACGCCCCCTGAAAAGGAGAGCTGGCAACAACAGACGCTGAATCTGACACCGGGCGGCTCAGGCGTCAGTGAACTGCGTGCTCAATACAAGGATGGTCTGAAATTGTTGATGGCTGCCGCTGGTTGTGTCTTGCTAGTTGTTTGCGCGAATCTGGCAAACCTCCTGCTCGCGCGAGGATTGAGAAATCGCCAACAGACTGCTGTGCGTGTCGCCCTGGGAGCGTCGCGGCGCCGCTTGATTCGCAAAGCGCTGGTCGAGAGTATTGCCTTGTCCCTGATGGGCGGACTGTTGGGAATCGGAGTCGCTTATGCGGGGACAAACTTGATCGTGCACCTGGCGTTTCCTGTAAAGAACGCATCCTCGCCAATCCAGGTCGCACCGTCCGTGCCGATGCTGTTCTTTGCTCTTGCAGTGGCAACTGCAACTGGAATTCTGTTTGGAATCGGACCTGCATGGATGACCTCTCACGCGGAACCCGTTGAGGCGCTGCGCGGGGCTAATCGTTCTGTGGGCGGCCGCTCGCGGATTCAACAGACGCTGGTCATCGCGCAAGCCTCCATGTCGCTGGTGCTTCTGAGTATCGCGGCGTTATTGGGGCAGAGCCTTCGCAATCTGAAACACCAGAATTTTGGATTCGATATGAATGGGCGATATGTGGCGTGGATCAATCCCAAACTCGGAGGCTATAAGCCGGAACAACTCGACCCGTTATTCGAGAGGATTCAGGATCGGCTGAAGGCTATCCCCGGAGTTAAAGCGGTCAGCACCGCCTTATATGCCCCCATGAGCGGGGAGGCGTGGAATGCCGGTATTCGCGTGGCGGGAAAGCCGGAACCGGGACCACATGACGATAACGGCGCTTCCTGGGTACGGGTCACGCCAGGATTTTTCGAAACACTTGGAAATCCGATTTTACGAGGACGACCGATTACCGACGATGACACGGCTGCGACGCTGCACGTTGCTGTGATTAACGAAGCATTCGCGAAGAAGTTTTTCAAGGGAGAAGATCCGATCGGCAGGCACTTTGGCTCAAGAAAAATGAAGTATGCCGGCATATACACAGTGGTTGGAATAGCTGCGGACATGCGTTATGTTACCTGGGGTTTGAAAGAGCCAAACCGGCCAATGTTCTATGTACCGGAAACGCAGACCGTACAGTATGACGAAGCGGATGAGATGGCAAATGAAATCGCGACCCACTATCTGACCAATGTCATCCTCTGGGCGCCGGGACATCAGGTGGGGTTGGAGGAACAAGTACGAGAGGCCCTCCATGAAATCGATCCTGATCTTGTGCTTAGCAGCGTCGATTCCTATCCGTATCTGCTGAAATCCGTCTTCGCCCAACAGAACATGATCTCTACCCTTGTAGAGATGTTCGGCGCATTAGGGCTGGTGCTTGCTGCAGTGGGGCTTTATGGTGTGACCGCCTATTCTGTGGAACAGCGAACCGGTGAGATCGGCGTTCGTATGGCTCTGGGTGCCGATCGGGGGAAGGTGATGCAGATGGTGCTGCGCGGAGCATTTCTGCAGGTGAGCATAGGGCTGGCGATCGGAGTTCCTGCTTCCATTGGAGTGGGTTGGGTCGTTGCAAGCCAGCTGTTTGAGGTCCGGCCATGGGATCCGGTGGCGCTGGTCTTGTCCACAACCTTGTTGCTGCTGGCCGCACTCACGGCAGGCGCGATCCCCGCGCAGCGCGCAGCTTCGATCGATCCCACGCAGGCTTTGCGAATGGAGTAG
- a CDS encoding PadR family transcriptional regulator: MGAGKSEVLQGTLDLMVLKTLYAMGPLHGFGIARRIEQVSEGILDLNEGTVYTALLRLQQQRWIVSQWGTSENNRRARFYSITRQGAKQLRRETENWERVAGVMERVLKLERQA, from the coding sequence ATGGGCGCAGGTAAATCGGAAGTGTTGCAGGGCACGCTGGACTTGATGGTATTGAAGACTCTGTACGCCATGGGTCCGTTGCATGGGTTCGGAATCGCCCGGCGGATCGAACAGGTGAGCGAAGGAATTCTCGATCTCAATGAAGGAACGGTGTACACGGCCCTGTTGCGTCTGCAGCAGCAGCGTTGGATCGTTTCGCAATGGGGTACGAGCGAGAACAATCGCAGAGCGCGTTTCTATTCGATTACACGGCAGGGGGCGAAGCAGCTCCGGCGTGAGACGGAGAACTGGGAACGGGTCGCGGGCGTCATGGAGCGTGTGCTGAAACTCGAAAGGCAGGCGTGA
- a CDS encoding ABC transporter permease has translation MRALCLLWARIRGQAAQRREDEAFEDEIQEHIALLEERYKMRGMSEEEAVRAARRQFGNVTVLKERQRIQRGILSPAEWWRDVRFGMRMLVKTPSVTLIALLTLSLGIGLNVALFSVLDAVMFKTLPIAQPDRLVRLERGSGEPTFTYALWQEIKARQEVFSGVFAYQARLFNSSLSGEKHFVAGLYVSGDYFSTLEIPAIVGRTLIDRDDRRGAAPVAVISYACWRRQFAGDPEILHRQITLEKHSFQIVGVTPRGFYGTEPGYQFDVAIPLEAERIIQPDHPTLDRPFAWWLYAFGRLKSGVSLESARARMMALSPYIDSAALPPGTDAETRKWYMAPIVLSPAATGISTLRDSYGKALVLLNIMLGIVLLIACANIANLQLVRFSARRREFAVRAALGASRHRLFRQLAVENLILATTGAGLGLMLARYAGRLLLQLTSSKRQPTVLDLSIDYRLVLVVIGLTVATAVFFGIAPALKLAYVAPQNAMKQESQTVAGSGRRDWTRFLIPLQLGLSVILLFGAMLFVRSLTELLHQNLGFDKESVLLINTDLDIHPGSDQERLQLASTFQERITNLPGALSVSRSDVTPISGDTWQWDVQPQIDSAGAGKLHVYGNLVAPDFFRTLGTPLLSGRDFDEQDRAGSPLVAILNRAAAKSMFPGADPVGRFYRKMDRDKGNPLIQIVGVVGDAKYRSLRSAAPPTVYIPITQNLSPLPVIGTFEIRFAGGAASMEKQVEQLAQSIDPQTSLEFTLLSEQVSDSLGQVKMIATLASGFSLLALVLASIGMYGVMAYSVSRRTAEIGLRIALGARRSSVLQMVMGESLKLVGIGLLFGIPGAAIGARFIRAMLFGIYPLDPLLLTLSILVICVIAALAACHPAARASRIDPATALRYE, from the coding sequence ATGCGGGCACTTTGCTTGTTGTGGGCACGAATCAGAGGACAAGCCGCACAGAGGCGCGAGGACGAGGCATTCGAAGACGAGATCCAGGAGCATATTGCTCTGTTGGAAGAGCGCTACAAAATGCGGGGCATGAGCGAGGAAGAGGCGGTGCGCGCCGCTCGACGCCAGTTCGGGAACGTGACAGTTCTCAAAGAACGGCAGCGAATCCAGCGTGGGATTCTCTCGCCGGCAGAATGGTGGCGAGATGTGCGCTTCGGCATGCGAATGCTGGTTAAAACTCCAAGTGTGACGCTGATCGCACTCTTAACACTGTCACTCGGCATTGGGCTCAACGTCGCCCTTTTCAGCGTGCTGGATGCGGTCATGTTCAAAACACTGCCGATTGCGCAGCCGGATCGCCTGGTCCGCCTGGAGAGAGGCAGTGGCGAGCCGACCTTCACTTACGCGCTCTGGCAGGAAATCAAAGCGAGACAGGAAGTCTTCAGTGGGGTCTTTGCCTATCAGGCGCGACTCTTTAATTCATCCCTCAGCGGCGAGAAGCATTTTGTAGCCGGATTGTACGTGAGCGGAGATTATTTTTCGACACTCGAGATTCCCGCAATCGTGGGACGCACGCTGATCGATCGGGACGACCGGCGAGGTGCGGCTCCGGTAGCAGTCATCAGCTATGCCTGTTGGCGGAGGCAGTTCGCAGGCGACCCGGAGATTTTGCACCGCCAGATCACATTAGAAAAGCATAGCTTTCAGATCGTGGGTGTGACGCCGCGCGGATTTTATGGCACGGAGCCCGGGTACCAGTTTGACGTTGCCATTCCACTTGAAGCCGAGCGGATCATCCAGCCTGATCATCCCACTCTGGACCGGCCGTTTGCGTGGTGGCTCTATGCCTTTGGAAGGCTGAAATCAGGCGTTTCGTTGGAAAGCGCGCGGGCACGCATGATGGCCTTGTCCCCCTACATTGACTCGGCGGCTCTACCCCCGGGAACGGACGCCGAAACCCGCAAATGGTATATGGCTCCGATTGTGCTAAGCCCGGCTGCTACTGGAATCTCGACACTGCGTGATAGCTATGGGAAGGCACTCGTTCTTCTCAACATCATGTTGGGGATCGTATTGCTGATTGCCTGTGCGAACATTGCCAACCTGCAACTAGTGCGTTTCAGTGCGAGGCGACGCGAGTTCGCGGTACGCGCGGCGTTGGGTGCTTCACGCCACAGGCTGTTCCGCCAACTCGCAGTGGAGAACCTGATTCTTGCGACGACGGGAGCCGGACTGGGGCTCATGCTGGCGCGCTATGCCGGACGTCTGCTTCTGCAGCTCACCTCATCAAAACGCCAACCAACGGTCCTCGATCTCTCGATTGATTACCGGTTGGTTCTCGTCGTCATCGGCCTGACCGTTGCTACCGCGGTCTTCTTTGGCATTGCGCCTGCACTCAAGCTCGCCTATGTCGCTCCACAGAATGCCATGAAGCAGGAGTCCCAAACCGTGGCCGGCAGCGGTCGGCGTGACTGGACGCGTTTTCTGATTCCGCTGCAGCTTGGGCTTTCGGTGATTCTTCTCTTCGGCGCGATGCTCTTTGTGCGCAGTCTGACCGAATTGTTGCACCAGAACCTCGGATTCGATAAGGAAAGCGTACTGCTGATCAATACGGATCTGGATATACATCCGGGATCGGATCAGGAACGTCTGCAGCTTGCATCCACTTTTCAGGAGCGGATCACCAACCTGCCGGGCGCATTGTCCGTCAGCCGCTCGGATGTTACTCCGATCAGCGGCGACACCTGGCAGTGGGATGTGCAACCGCAGATAGACAGTGCTGGCGCTGGCAAGCTTCACGTCTACGGCAACCTGGTCGCTCCGGATTTCTTCCGGACTCTTGGCACGCCATTGTTGTCGGGACGGGATTTTGATGAACAGGACAGGGCCGGCTCGCCGCTTGTTGCCATCCTGAATCGGGCAGCGGCTAAGAGCATGTTTCCGGGCGCCGATCCGGTAGGACGCTTTTATCGCAAAATGGATCGGGACAAAGGAAATCCGCTGATTCAGATTGTGGGCGTAGTCGGGGACGCAAAGTATAGGAGCCTGCGCAGTGCAGCTCCACCGACGGTCTACATCCCCATCACGCAGAACCTGTCTCCGCTTCCGGTGATCGGAACCTTTGAAATTCGCTTCGCCGGCGGAGCGGCTTCGATGGAAAAGCAGGTTGAGCAGCTTGCACAGTCCATCGATCCGCAGACATCACTCGAATTCACTTTGCTTTCCGAGCAGGTCAGCGATTCGCTGGGCCAGGTGAAAATGATTGCCACCCTTGCATCAGGATTTAGTTTGCTTGCCCTGGTGCTGGCATCCATTGGGATGTATGGCGTGATGGCTTACAGCGTATCGCGCCGCACGGCTGAAATCGGTCTCCGTATCGCCCTCGGCGCACGCCGGTCCAGCGTGCTGCAAATGGTGATGGGGGAATCGCTGAAGCTGGTGGGGATAGGACTGCTTTTTGGCATTCCCGGAGCAGCGATCGGAGCACGCTTTATAAGAGCGATGCTGTTCGGCATCTATCCACTAGATCCCTTGTTGCTGACTCTTTCAATCTTGGTTATCTGTGTCATAGCCGCCCTGGCAGCGTGCCATCCTGCCGCGCGAGCGTCGAGAATCGATCCTGCGACTGCCCTCAGATACGAATAG
- a CDS encoding PRTRC system protein E: MFQELAPLLQQRSVTIMVNPASDGNLTVAVFPKKLNDSENAALSIPVSVTGTPEELDEQLPSTLTQFVGAHIELKNTLELAKEEMARAAKAAKQDNKAKTVAKTEPTATTKTTEKKPASVPAKPAEPKAPPVPTTANLFDFGSAPSPAPQPPAPSAPVPVENSPDDSEEEEEILAEMSEGDEDNEELDPAA; this comes from the coding sequence ATGTTCCAAGAACTTGCCCCGCTGTTGCAGCAGCGATCCGTCACCATCATGGTCAACCCAGCCAGCGATGGCAACCTCACCGTTGCGGTATTCCCCAAGAAGCTGAATGACTCGGAGAATGCTGCGCTGTCTATCCCGGTCAGCGTTACCGGCACTCCCGAAGAGTTGGACGAACAGCTCCCCTCCACGCTCACGCAGTTTGTCGGAGCTCACATCGAACTAAAGAACACGCTCGAGCTGGCGAAGGAAGAGATGGCCCGGGCCGCAAAGGCTGCGAAGCAAGACAACAAGGCGAAAACAGTGGCCAAGACCGAGCCGACCGCAACTACCAAGACCACCGAGAAGAAGCCGGCCAGCGTTCCCGCGAAGCCTGCGGAGCCGAAGGCGCCGCCAGTGCCAACGACCGCGAACCTCTTTGACTTCGGCTCCGCGCCCTCTCCGGCACCGCAGCCACCGGCCCCGTCCGCGCCCGTCCCGGTAGAAAACAGCCCGGATGACTCAGAGGAAGAAGAGGAGATCCTGGCCGAGATGTCCGAGGGTGACGAGGACAACGAGGAACTCGATCCCGCTGCCTAG
- a CDS encoding PRTRC system ThiF family protein has product MVLEHMLSESLRRHSLPIKVLVVGAGGNGSAIFLHLPYLHQALLVWGHRGLNVTLMDDDLISETNCVRQPFAASDVGLHKATVLTNRVNLFWGLQWRAVPDAFRKDSLDGYHDQPDLLISCVDTRSARASIAEAVGSSGNTTDYWLDLGNNAGSGQYVLGQPLNQSNLRKGSRLRTVAELYPEIASPDIGEEALPSCSAIEALERQEPFVNPVLATSALAMLTRLLRYGSISHHGGFYNAATGRMSILPVDPDLWRKTQRRSRRMLESARAITSSKTASRAV; this is encoded by the coding sequence ATGGTCCTTGAACACATGCTCAGCGAGTCGCTCCGCCGGCACTCGCTACCGATAAAGGTTCTTGTCGTCGGCGCGGGCGGAAACGGCAGCGCGATCTTCCTTCATCTTCCTTATCTCCACCAGGCGCTACTTGTCTGGGGCCATCGAGGTCTCAACGTGACGCTGATGGATGACGATCTGATCTCGGAGACCAATTGTGTTCGGCAGCCCTTCGCCGCCTCCGACGTCGGCTTGCATAAGGCGACCGTCCTGACCAACAGAGTCAATCTCTTCTGGGGACTGCAATGGCGCGCCGTCCCTGATGCATTCAGGAAGGATTCTCTGGACGGCTACCATGACCAGCCCGACCTGCTCATCAGCTGCGTCGATACTCGCTCGGCGCGCGCGTCCATCGCGGAAGCGGTCGGTTCCTCCGGAAATACAACGGACTACTGGCTCGATCTCGGGAACAACGCAGGTAGCGGGCAGTATGTCCTCGGGCAGCCGCTGAACCAGTCGAACCTCCGAAAAGGCTCGCGGCTGCGGACCGTTGCGGAGCTTTACCCGGAGATAGCATCGCCGGATATCGGGGAAGAAGCGTTGCCGAGCTGCAGTGCGATCGAAGCGCTGGAACGGCAAGAGCCCTTCGTCAATCCGGTGCTGGCAACCAGCGCCCTCGCCATGCTCACACGATTGCTCCGCTACGGATCAATCAGCCATCATGGCGGTTTCTATAACGCCGCAACCGGCAGAATGAGCATCCTTCCTGTGGACCCCGACCTCTGGAGGAAAACCCAGAGGAGGTCGCGGCGGATGCTTGAGTCCGCACGTGCTATCACATCGAGCAAAACCGCTTCTCGGGCTGTCTGA